A stretch of the Oceanicola sp. D3 genome encodes the following:
- a CDS encoding NYN domain-containing protein yields the protein MFYRDERLALFIDGSNLYAAAKALGFDIDYKLLRQEFMRRGKLLRAFYYTALLENDEYSPIRPLVDWLHYNGFSMVTKAAKEYVDSQGRRKVKGNMDIELTVDAMELAPHVDHIVLFSGDGDFRPLVESLQRQGVRVSVVSTIRSQPPMIADELRRQADNFIELDELKDVIGRPPREPRPEPAGAEELTARD from the coding sequence ATGTTCTACCGTGATGAGCGCCTCGCTCTGTTTATTGATGGTTCAAATTTATACGCCGCCGCCAAGGCCCTGGGCTTTGACATCGACTACAAGCTCCTCCGTCAGGAATTCATGCGCCGTGGCAAGCTGCTGCGCGCCTTCTACTACACCGCGCTGCTGGAGAACGACGAGTATTCGCCGATCCGCCCGCTGGTGGACTGGCTGCACTACAACGGCTTCTCGATGGTGACCAAGGCCGCCAAGGAATACGTTGATAGTCAGGGTCGCCGGAAGGTGAAGGGCAACATGGACATCGAGCTGACTGTCGATGCGATGGAGCTGGCTCCCCATGTCGATCACATCGTGCTGTTCTCCGGCGATGGCGATTTCCGCCCGCTGGTTGAATCACTGCAACGCCAGGGCGTGCGCGTGTCGGTCGTGAGCACGATCCGCAGCCAGCCGCCGATGATCGCCGATGAACTGCGCCGTCAGGCCGACAACTTCATCGAGCTGGACGAGCTGAAAGACGTGATCGGCCGCCCCCCGCGCGAGCCGCGCCCCGAGCCTGCGGGCGCCGAGGAGCTGACCGCCCGCGATTGA
- the ispH gene encoding 4-hydroxy-3-methylbut-2-enyl diphosphate reductase: protein MSKPPLTLLLAAPRGFCAGVDRAIKIVEMALEKWGAPVYVRHEIVHNKYVVDGLREKGAVFVEELEECPDDRPVIFSAHGVPKAVPAEAAKRELVFVDATCPLVSKVHIEAERHAENGLQMVMIGHAGHPETIGTMGQLPEGEVLLVEVPEDVASLEVRDPEKLAFVTQTTLSVDDTAEIVAALKARFPAIVGPHKEDICYATTNRQEAVKAIAPRADALLVVGAPNSSNSRRLVEVASRAGSGYAQLVQRASDIDWRALEGIGSVGVTAGASAPEVLIEEVIDAFRSRYNVTVEMVETAQERVEFKVPRVLREPA, encoded by the coding sequence ATGAGCAAACCGCCTCTCACCCTCCTCCTCGCCGCTCCGCGCGGCTTTTGCGCCGGCGTCGACCGGGCGATCAAAATCGTCGAGATGGCGCTGGAGAAATGGGGCGCGCCTGTCTACGTGCGCCACGAGATCGTGCACAACAAATACGTGGTGGACGGGCTGCGCGAGAAGGGCGCGGTGTTTGTTGAAGAGCTGGAGGAATGCCCGGACGACCGCCCGGTGATCTTCTCGGCCCACGGGGTGCCCAAGGCGGTGCCCGCCGAGGCCGCCAAGCGCGAGTTGGTCTTTGTCGATGCCACCTGCCCGCTGGTGAGCAAGGTGCATATCGAGGCCGAGCGCCATGCCGAGAACGGCTTGCAGATGGTGATGATCGGCCATGCGGGCCACCCCGAAACCATTGGCACCATGGGCCAGCTCCCCGAGGGCGAGGTGCTGCTGGTTGAGGTGCCCGAGGACGTGGCGAGCCTTGAGGTGCGCGACCCGGAGAAGCTGGCGTTTGTCACCCAAACCACGCTTTCAGTGGATGACACCGCCGAGATCGTCGCCGCGCTGAAGGCCCGCTTTCCGGCCATCGTCGGGCCGCATAAGGAAGACATCTGCTATGCCACCACCAACCGGCAAGAGGCAGTAAAGGCCATCGCCCCCCGCGCCGACGCGCTGCTGGTGGTGGGCGCGCCAAACTCCTCCAACTCGCGGCGGCTGGTCGAGGTGGCGAGCCGGGCGGGCTCCGGCTATGCCCAGCTTGTGCAGCGGGCGAGTGACATCGACTGGCGGGCACTGGAGGGCATCGGCTCTGTCGGCGTCACCGCCGGTGCCTCTGCCCCCGAAGTGCTGATCGAAGAGGTGATCGACGCCTTCCGCAGCCGTTACAATGTGACGGTCGAGATGGTAGAAACCGCGCAGGAGCGCGTCGAGTTCAAGGTGCCCCGCGTCCTGCGCGAACCGGCCTGA
- a CDS encoding cytochrome c, with amino-acid sequence MKAPLITLVATVTAAALWLAWPGQAESTAGLLPYDDPEALALGKTLYADNCAACHGAALEGQVPNWRERDADGMMPAPPHDESGHTWHHPDAMLFAITKFGTEAVVGQGYRSNMMGFEGVLSDEEILATLAFIKSTWPSELIEAHNGMNAQFEASQN; translated from the coding sequence ATGAAAGCCCCCCTCATCACCCTCGTTGCCACCGTCACGGCCGCAGCCCTCTGGCTTGCTTGGCCCGGACAGGCTGAAAGCACGGCAGGCTTGCTGCCCTATGACGATCCTGAAGCCCTCGCCCTCGGCAAAACGCTCTACGCCGACAATTGCGCCGCCTGCCACGGCGCGGCGCTGGAGGGGCAGGTGCCCAATTGGCGGGAGCGAGATGCCGATGGCATGATGCCCGCGCCGCCGCATGATGAGAGCGGCCACACGTGGCACCACCCTGATGCCATGCTCTTTGCGATCACCAAGTTCGGCACCGAGGCTGTGGTGGGGCAGGGCTACCGGAGCAACATGATGGGCTTTGAGGGCGTGCTGAGCGATGAAGAGATTCTCGCCACGCTCGCCTTCATAAAAAGCACATGGCCGTCCGAGCTGATCGAGGCGCATAACGGCATGAACGCGCAGTTCGAGGCCTCTCAAAACTGA
- a CDS encoding ABC transporter ATP-binding protein, with amino-acid sequence MLEFSNVSKSFWTGKQRKVILDRVSFRVELGNSLGILAPNGTGKTTLINMMAGLEKPDEGEIRRGCRISFPLGFMGGVVNRHTGTENARYIARLYGLDPDYVEAFGRWLCGIEEYFDMPVGTYSQGMRARFCFALMLALDFDMYLIDEGMPSTTDVEFNRRAGSILRERLKDTTVIIVSHQPGTLEKFCRSAAVLRDGQFHMFETLEEAKRLYDYQAQG; translated from the coding sequence ATGCTGGAATTCTCCAACGTCAGCAAGTCCTTCTGGACCGGGAAGCAGCGCAAGGTGATCCTTGATCGCGTGTCTTTTCGTGTCGAATTGGGCAATTCGCTTGGCATCCTCGCCCCCAACGGCACCGGCAAGACCACGCTGATCAACATGATGGCGGGGCTGGAAAAACCCGATGAGGGCGAGATTCGCCGGGGCTGCCGCATCTCCTTTCCGCTCGGGTTCATGGGGGGCGTCGTCAACCGGCACACCGGCACCGAGAACGCCCGCTATATCGCCCGGCTCTACGGGCTTGATCCCGATTATGTGGAGGCCTTCGGGCGCTGGCTCTGCGGGATCGAAGAATATTTTGACATGCCGGTCGGCACCTACAGCCAGGGGATGCGCGCGCGCTTTTGCTTTGCGCTGATGCTGGCGCTCGATTTTGATATGTATCTGATCGACGAGGGCATGCCCTCGACAACGGATGTTGAGTTTAACCGCCGTGCGGGGTCGATCCTGCGGGAGCGGCTGAAGGATACCACTGTTATCATCGTCTCCCACCAGCCCGGCACGCTTGAAAAGTTCTGCCGCTCGGCTGCGGTGCTGCGGGATGGGCAGTTCCACATGTTTGAAACGCTGGAAGAAGCAAAGAGGCTCTATGACTACCAAGCCCAAGGCTAG
- a CDS encoding capsule biosynthesis protein: protein MAATEGATARKVAPPPVEEKPVAATAPAPQAQQEQAKGAKAEDVTLREPGKAKDEDVAMMEAASPEMHDDGFGPDMMPTAAAAKKGKAGQTPAQSGEVASAQSAQSEQTIADIRKEGLTGRQLRMARRVAQKHGLAPTSDFDAVKQLRDRGIDPFQRSAMLELVQNNAKAQGQGNGNGGGATPNLPQVARQQGPGTSVAVPQDAPVPGPALNTAEQRANEIGRIQQDITRRRRRKSLLLFTRLAFFVLLPAFIAGWYYYVLATPLYATKSEFLIQQAESGAAAGLGGLFQGTTLATQQDSTTVQSYLSSRAAMKRLDAEHGFKIHFEQPFIDPIQRLESGATDEAAYRLYQRNVKIGYDPSEGILKMEVIAASPEKSQEFSEALLGYAEEQIDQLTQRLREDQMKGARESFDEAEAKVLAAQKRVLELQEQLGVLDPVSESGSLMSQITQFELELRQKELDLQQQLSNTRPNQARVRALEGDISRLKALVAELRSSMTQTTDTGASLARITGELRIAEADLATRQLLLQQAAAQLETARIEANRQVRYLSLGVAPIAPDEATYPRAFENTALALLIFAGIYLMISLTASVLREQVAG from the coding sequence ATGGCGGCCACTGAGGGCGCGACGGCGCGCAAGGTTGCCCCGCCACCGGTGGAGGAAAAGCCCGTGGCCGCTACCGCGCCCGCGCCTCAGGCGCAGCAGGAGCAGGCGAAGGGTGCCAAGGCCGAAGATGTCACCCTGCGCGAGCCCGGCAAGGCGAAGGATGAAGACGTGGCCATGATGGAGGCCGCCTCGCCCGAGATGCATGACGATGGCTTTGGCCCCGACATGATGCCAACCGCTGCCGCCGCCAAAAAGGGCAAGGCGGGCCAGACGCCTGCCCAGAGCGGCGAGGTTGCCTCTGCCCAATCCGCCCAGAGCGAACAGACCATTGCCGACATCCGCAAGGAGGGGCTGACCGGGCGCCAGTTGCGCATGGCCCGCCGGGTGGCGCAAAAGCACGGGCTGGCCCCGACCTCCGATTTCGACGCGGTCAAACAGCTGCGCGACCGGGGCATTGATCCGTTTCAGCGCTCCGCCATGCTGGAGCTGGTGCAGAACAACGCCAAGGCCCAAGGCCAGGGCAACGGCAACGGCGGTGGGGCCACCCCCAATCTGCCGCAGGTCGCACGCCAGCAGGGCCCCGGCACCTCCGTGGCCGTGCCGCAGGACGCGCCGGTGCCCGGCCCCGCGCTCAACACTGCCGAGCAGCGCGCCAACGAGATTGGCCGCATCCAGCAAGACATCACCCGCCGCCGCCGCCGCAAATCCTTGCTGCTCTTCACCCGGCTGGCTTTCTTTGTGCTGCTGCCTGCCTTCATCGCGGGCTGGTATTACTACGTGCTGGCCACGCCGCTCTATGCCACCAAGTCCGAGTTCCTGATTCAACAGGCCGAATCCGGCGCCGCTGCAGGCCTTGGCGGGCTGTTCCAGGGCACCACTCTTGCCACCCAGCAAGACAGCACGACGGTGCAAAGCTACCTTTCCTCCCGCGCCGCGATGAAGCGGCTGGACGCCGAGCATGGCTTCAAGATCCACTTCGAGCAGCCGTTCATCGACCCGATCCAGAGGCTGGAAAGCGGCGCAACCGACGAGGCCGCCTATCGGCTGTATCAGCGCAACGTGAAAATCGGCTACGACCCGTCCGAGGGCATCCTCAAGATGGAGGTCATCGCCGCCAGCCCCGAAAAGAGCCAGGAGTTCTCTGAGGCGCTTCTGGGATACGCCGAAGAGCAGATTGACCAGCTCACCCAGCGCCTGCGGGAAGACCAGATGAAGGGCGCGCGTGAAAGTTTCGACGAGGCCGAGGCGAAGGTGCTTGCCGCGCAAAAACGGGTGCTCGAACTGCAAGAGCAGCTTGGCGTGCTCGACCCGGTGAGCGAATCCGGCTCGCTGATGAGCCAGATCACCCAGTTTGAGCTGGAGCTGCGCCAGAAGGAGCTCGACCTTCAGCAGCAACTCTCCAACACCCGCCCCAATCAGGCCCGCGTCCGGGCGCTGGAAGGCGATATCTCACGGCTCAAGGCGCTTGTTGCAGAGTTGCGCTCCTCGATGACCCAGACGACCGATACCGGCGCGTCACTGGCCCGCATCACCGGTGAGCTGCGCATTGCCGAGGCCGATCTGGCCACCCGGCAGTTGCTGCTCCAGCAAGCCGCCGCCCAGCTTGAGACTGCCCGGATCGAGGCCAATCGGCAGGTGCGTTATCTTTCGCTCGGCGTTGCGCCGATTGCGCCCGACGAGGCCACCTATCCGCGTGCCTTCGAAAACACCGCCCTCGCGCTGCTGATCTTTGCCGGGATCTACCTGATGATCTCGCTCACCGCCTCGGTGCTGCGCGAACAGGTTGCGGGCTAA
- a CDS encoding 1-acyl-sn-glycerol-3-phosphate acyltransferase, producing the protein MDKLTTAARAFAAKTMGHAIVFFAWLVTAVRGIWEGCEPVPVQRVYFANHTSNGDFVLIWTALPSRLRRRTRAVAAADYWLTNGWRSFIGRDVFNTVLIYRGEEGRDVNPMDKIMEAVDAGDSLIIFPEGKRNMDPDVPLLPLKSGIYNISSQREEVEMVPVWIENLNRVLPKGKLVPVPLLCTVSFGAPIRVRAGESREEFLERASAAMLALKPAAGPQITSGEAPEGSA; encoded by the coding sequence ATGGACAAGCTGACCACCGCCGCCCGCGCCTTTGCCGCCAAGACCATGGGCCATGCGATCGTGTTTTTCGCGTGGCTGGTCACCGCCGTGCGCGGCATCTGGGAAGGCTGCGAGCCGGTGCCGGTGCAGCGCGTTTACTTCGCCAATCACACCTCCAACGGAGATTTCGTGCTGATCTGGACGGCCCTGCCCTCGCGCCTGCGCCGCCGCACCCGCGCGGTGGCGGCGGCGGACTACTGGCTGACGAATGGCTGGCGCAGCTTCATCGGGCGTGACGTGTTCAACACCGTTCTGATCTATCGCGGCGAAGAGGGGCGCGATGTGAACCCGATGGACAAGATCATGGAGGCGGTGGACGCGGGCGACAGCCTCATCATCTTCCCCGAAGGCAAGCGCAACATGGACCCGGACGTGCCCCTGCTGCCGCTGAAATCGGGCATCTACAACATCTCGTCGCAGCGCGAAGAGGTTGAGATGGTGCCGGTCTGGATCGAAAACCTCAACCGCGTGCTGCCCAAGGGCAAGCTGGTTCCGGTGCCGCTGCTCTGCACCGTCAGCTTTGGCGCGCCGATCCGGGTGCGGGCCGGGGAGAGCCGGGAAGAGTTCCTGGAGCGGGCAAGCGCGGCGATGCTGGCGCTGAAACCCGCCGCCGGGCCGCAAATAACATCGGGCGAAGCGCCGGAGGGCAGCGCATGA
- a CDS encoding LysE family translocator: MSFAFLLTTFLVCLAPGIGVVYTLSMTLGGGWRAGGLAVIGCTLATVVHLAAAMAGLAAVLHSSALLFQAIKWAGVAYLLWMAWGTLKGTGTLDVKPETPGAALRIVRRGITLNILNPKIPIFFMAFLPQFITPGADATAQLVGLGLAFVAMTFAVFALYAALAGTMRARVLASERAMAWLRRAFAASFAALGLRLAFERA; this comes from the coding sequence ATGAGCTTCGCCTTCCTCCTCACCACCTTTCTCGTCTGCCTCGCGCCCGGCATCGGTGTTGTCTACACCCTGTCGATGACGCTGGGCGGCGGCTGGCGAGCGGGGGGCTTGGCGGTGATCGGCTGCACGCTTGCCACCGTGGTGCACCTCGCCGCCGCGATGGCCGGGCTGGCCGCCGTGCTGCATAGCTCGGCACTGCTGTTTCAGGCGATCAAATGGGCCGGGGTGGCCTATCTGCTGTGGATGGCTTGGGGCACGCTCAAGGGCACAGGCACGCTGGACGTGAAGCCCGAAACGCCCGGCGCGGCGCTACGCATCGTGCGGCGGGGCATCACGCTGAACATTCTGAACCCGAAGATCCCGATCTTCTTCATGGCCTTCCTGCCGCAGTTCATCACCCCCGGCGCCGATGCCACAGCGCAGCTTGTGGGCCTTGGCCTCGCCTTCGTCGCCATGACCTTCGCCGTCTTCGCGCTTTATGCGGCGCTTGCAGGCACCATGCGCGCCCGGGTGCTGGCTTCCGAGCGCGCAATGGCCTGGCTGCGCCGTGCCTTTGCCGCAAGCTTTGCCGCCCTCGGGCTCCGCCTGGCCTTCGAGCGGGCATGA
- the rnhA gene encoding ribonuclease HI, with translation MPDLYAYTDGACSGNPGPGGWGVLLQAKEGDAVVKERELSGGEAQTTNNRMELMAAISALESLSRDTEITVVTDSAYVKNGVTGWVHGWKRNGWKTASKKPVKNVELWQRLDEANRRHRVTWQWVKGHAGHPENERADELARAGMKPFK, from the coding sequence ATGCCAGACCTTTATGCCTATACCGACGGAGCCTGCTCCGGAAATCCCGGCCCCGGTGGCTGGGGCGTGCTGCTGCAAGCCAAGGAGGGCGACGCGGTGGTGAAGGAGCGCGAGCTCTCGGGCGGAGAGGCGCAGACCACCAACAACCGGATGGAGTTGATGGCCGCCATTTCGGCGCTGGAATCGCTCTCGCGCGATACCGAGATCACCGTGGTGACAGACTCGGCCTATGTGAAGAACGGCGTCACCGGATGGGTGCATGGCTGGAAGCGCAATGGCTGGAAGACCGCCTCGAAGAAGCCGGTGAAAAACGTGGAACTCTGGCAGCGGCTCGATGAGGCCAATCGGCGGCATCGGGTAACGTGGCAATGGGTCAAAGGCCACGCCGGGCACCCCGAAAACGAGCGCGCTGATGAACTCGCGCGCGCCGGGATGAAGCCGTTCAAATAG
- a CDS encoding Na+/H+ antiporter NhaA yields the protein MYRVWNFVTNYSLLLIAGAIIALIWANINADSYHHFVEFVIWDHAPIGHMHDGHRTLTLHYLVNDVLMAFFFAIAAKEVWEAVILENGSLRGKKAATPLIATVGGMVGPISVYLGIAYFLGSETYSAVANGWAIPTATDIAFSYLVGRMVFGAGHPAVRFLLLLAIADDAAGLIILAIFYPSGELAPEWLLLSLAAAVAVFILCNWLPRKLDAGNQDRPKSTWMASTLSVWPYLLAGCVSWYGFQEAGIHPALGLLPIVPTLPHADRAFGIFSEAEQYLSDLLNKAEHMLKHPVEVILFFFGLLNAGVEFNAIGEATWLVLAGLIIGKPVGIFLMGWIAAYPMKLGLPAGMRSIDLVVIGFVAAIGFTVSLFVASVAFPGGPVQDAAKMGALFSFGAAVLSLLAGKLTRVEKQEG from the coding sequence ATGTATCGCGTCTGGAATTTCGTCACGAACTATTCGCTCTTGCTCATTGCGGGCGCGATCATCGCTCTGATCTGGGCCAATATTAACGCCGACAGCTACCACCACTTCGTGGAATTCGTGATCTGGGATCACGCGCCCATCGGCCATATGCACGATGGCCACCGCACGCTGACGCTGCACTACCTCGTCAATGATGTGCTCATGGCCTTCTTCTTTGCCATCGCGGCCAAGGAAGTTTGGGAGGCGGTGATCCTCGAAAACGGGAGCTTGCGCGGCAAGAAGGCGGCCACGCCGCTGATCGCCACCGTGGGCGGCATGGTTGGGCCGATCTCGGTTTACCTCGGTATCGCTTATTTTCTTGGTTCCGAGACCTATAGCGCCGTGGCCAACGGCTGGGCGATCCCGACGGCGACGGACATTGCGTTTTCCTACCTTGTGGGGCGCATGGTGTTTGGCGCGGGCCACCCGGCGGTGCGCTTCCTGCTGCTGCTCGCGATTGCAGATGATGCGGCGGGCCTCATCATCCTTGCCATCTTCTACCCCTCGGGCGAGCTGGCCCCGGAGTGGCTGCTGCTTTCGCTGGCCGCTGCCGTGGCGGTTTTCATCCTGTGCAACTGGCTGCCCCGCAAGCTCGACGCGGGCAATCAGGACCGGCCCAAATCCACCTGGATGGCCTCGACCCTCAGTGTTTGGCCCTATCTGCTTGCGGGCTGCGTCAGCTGGTATGGCTTTCAGGAGGCGGGCATTCACCCGGCCCTCGGCCTGCTGCCGATCGTGCCTACGCTGCCCCACGCCGACCGTGCCTTTGGTATCTTTTCGGAGGCCGAGCAGTATCTTTCGGACCTGCTCAACAAGGCCGAGCACATGCTGAAGCACCCGGTGGAGGTGATCCTGTTCTTCTTCGGCCTGCTGAACGCGGGCGTGGAGTTCAATGCCATTGGCGAGGCCACGTGGCTGGTGCTGGCGGGTCTGATCATCGGCAAGCCGGTGGGGATTTTCCTGATGGGCTGGATCGCCGCCTATCCGATGAAGCTGGGGCTGCCTGCGGGCATGCGCTCGATCGACCTTGTGGTGATCGGCTTCGTTGCGGCCATCGGCTTTACCGTGTCGCTCTTCGTGGCCTCCGTCGCCTTCCCCGGCGGGCCGGTGCAGGACGCCGCCAAGATGGGCGCACTCTTCAGCTTTGGTGCAGCGGTGCTGTCGCTGCTCGCGGGCAAGCTGACGCGGGTGGAAAAGCAGGAAGGCTGA
- a CDS encoding CDP-alcohol phosphatidyltransferase family protein, whose product MAERRPIAARSAGWAQAAARRLAASRVTPNQISASSMLFAALAFACFWLSLPAGPLIAAQLLFAAALFCQLRLVANLLDGMVALEGGKGGPTGPFWNEAPDRVADVLILAGLGLACGLPWLGCLAGAFAVGTAYIRELGRAEGLAADFCGPMAKPHRMAAVTAGCVAGAVEVLIWGSGWALFAVLWLVALGTAFTALRRAIRMIRALSLPREPGT is encoded by the coding sequence GTGGCTGAGCGCCGCCCCATCGCCGCCCGCTCGGCGGGCTGGGCGCAGGCCGCGGCACGGCGGCTGGCGGCGAGCCGTGTGACGCCCAACCAGATTTCCGCCAGCTCCATGCTCTTTGCCGCGCTGGCCTTCGCCTGCTTCTGGCTCAGCCTCCCCGCCGGGCCGCTCATCGCAGCCCAACTGCTCTTCGCAGCCGCGCTGTTCTGCCAACTCCGCCTCGTGGCCAACCTGCTCGACGGGATGGTGGCGCTGGAGGGCGGCAAGGGCGGGCCGACGGGGCCGTTCTGGAACGAGGCACCCGACCGGGTGGCGGATGTGCTCATTCTGGCCGGGCTGGGGCTGGCCTGCGGGCTGCCCTGGCTTGGCTGCCTTGCGGGGGCCTTCGCGGTGGGCACAGCCTATATCCGCGAGCTGGGCCGGGCCGAAGGGCTGGCGGCCGACTTTTGCGGGCCAATGGCCAAGCCGCACCGGATGGCGGCGGTGACGGCGGGCTGCGTGGCGGGCGCCGTGGAGGTTTTGATCTGGGGATCGGGCTGGGCGCTCTTCGCCGTGCTCTGGCTCGTCGCCCTCGGCACCGCATTCACCGCCCTGCGCCGGGCAATCCGCATGATCCGGGCCTTGTCTCTGCCGCGCGAGCCGGGCACATAG
- a CDS encoding class I SAM-dependent methyltransferase — protein sequence MKPEDTLAVYDARVEDYVAMGAALKERPDLDAFMARLPEEAHVLDLGCGPGFSAALMVARGFAVDAVDGSAGMVARASAQPGVQARQARFEEISGAEVYDGVWANFSLLHAPRGELPGHLARLHRALKPGGWLHLGMKLGEGEGPDSIGRFYSYYSEDELEHLLADAGFEIAGRRVSRGKGLSGDASEFIVLLAQAIPVAATTG from the coding sequence ATGAAGCCGGAAGACACCCTCGCCGTCTATGACGCGCGGGTGGAGGATTACGTGGCGATGGGCGCGGCTCTGAAGGAGCGGCCCGACCTTGATGCCTTCATGGCGCGGCTGCCCGAGGAGGCGCATGTGCTGGACCTCGGCTGCGGCCCCGGCTTTTCGGCGGCGCTGATGGTGGCGCGGGGCTTTGCCGTCGATGCGGTGGATGGATCTGCCGGAATGGTGGCGCGAGCCTCGGCTCAACCCGGCGTGCAGGCGCGGCAAGCCCGCTTTGAGGAGATCAGCGGGGCGGAAGTGTATGATGGGGTGTGGGCAAATTTCTCGCTGTTGCACGCCCCGCGAGGCGAGTTGCCGGGGCATCTTGCCCGGCTGCACCGCGCCCTGAAGCCCGGCGGCTGGCTGCATCTGGGGATGAAGCTGGGCGAGGGTGAGGGTCCGGACAGCATCGGGCGGTTCTACAGCTATTACAGCGAGGACGAGCTGGAGCACTTGCTGGCGGACGCGGGCTTTGAGATCGCCGGGCGGCGGGTGTCGCGGGGCAAGGGGCTTTCGGGCGATGCATCGGAGTTTATCGTGCTGCTCGCGCAGGCTATTCCCGTTGCCGCGACAACGGGTTAG
- a CDS encoding phosphatidate cytidylyltransferase produces the protein MSAASADLLKLLFATLGVLVVATFIGRVLRERVAPDRSNSGIENLNARIDAWWGMAALLGLAFLAGKAGVIVLFALISFAALREVLTLTTKRAADHWALFGAFFVVLPVQFWLVWDEWYGFYSIFVPVYAFLLLPVVAVLHGDTRDVFIRIAETQWALMICVYCVSHVPALLTLRIEGFEGREVLLIAWLVIVVQISDVLQYTWGKLVGRTKVAPTVSPSKTWEGLVGGVVSASLIGTALYWITPFSPWQALGMALAVTLMGFFGGLVLSAVKRDRGVKDWGHLIAGHGGFIDRMDSVVFAAPIFFHLVRYYWSVV, from the coding sequence ATGAGTGCCGCCAGCGCCGATCTGCTGAAGCTGCTGTTCGCCACGCTCGGCGTGCTGGTGGTGGCCACCTTCATAGGCCGGGTGCTGCGCGAGCGGGTTGCGCCGGATCGCTCCAACTCGGGCATCGAAAACCTGAACGCGCGGATTGACGCGTGGTGGGGCATGGCCGCCCTGCTCGGCCTCGCCTTTCTGGCCGGAAAGGCCGGGGTGATCGTGCTCTTCGCGCTGATCTCCTTTGCCGCGCTGCGCGAGGTGCTGACCCTGACCACCAAGCGCGCCGCCGACCATTGGGCGCTGTTCGGCGCGTTCTTCGTGGTGCTGCCGGTGCAATTCTGGCTCGTGTGGGACGAGTGGTATGGCTTCTACTCGATCTTCGTGCCGGTCTACGCCTTCCTGCTGCTGCCGGTCGTCGCGGTGCTGCATGGTGACACCCGCGACGTGTTCATCCGCATCGCAGAAACCCAATGGGCGCTGATGATCTGCGTCTATTGCGTCAGCCACGTGCCCGCCCTGTTGACGCTGCGGATCGAGGGCTTCGAAGGGCGCGAGGTGCTGCTGATCGCTTGGCTGGTGATCGTGGTGCAAATCTCGGATGTGCTGCAATACACTTGGGGCAAGCTGGTGGGGCGCACCAAAGTGGCACCCACCGTCTCGCCCTCCAAGACATGGGAAGGGCTGGTGGGCGGCGTGGTTTCGGCCTCGCTGATCGGCACCGCGCTCTACTGGATCACCCCGTTCAGCCCGTGGCAGGCGCTGGGCATGGCGCTGGCCGTCACGCTCATGGGCTTCTTTGGCGGGCTCGTGCTGTCTGCGGTGAAGCGCGACCGAGGGGTGAAGGACTGGGGCCACCTGATCGCAGGGCATGGCGGCTTCATCGACCGGATGGATTCGGTGGTCTTTGCCGCGCCGATCTTCTTTCATCTGGTGCGCTACTACTGGTCGGTGGTCTGA